The genomic stretch gtagagccacttgaatGTTTCTTCGAATTCACATCATTATGTTCTTCGATAAATACTTTTGACTTATATTTTGacgaataaataaattaaaataaatatttacaagttatgaataaagtaatatttatttatttggctcTAAATGTACTTATAGAAAGATATGatcctataaaaaaaaatctaggatGTTACAATAGGTTTTGCTATAGTGGGATAGGGGCTTCATAGTAGTGGGCCTCTCCGTCGTAGTGGGCTTCAGGTCTCCATTAACTAGGGAGTCGGTATGACTTATCCCATCCCAAAGGCGCAAGTTCATCTTGGAGAACCACATGGCAGTTTTGGGTGGTAGTTAGAGTGGAGGAATGTCTGGCTGAGGCAATCACGAGGCACTGATTGTccatctaagatggattctacacTTAACTATGAGGGTCAGGATTTCCTCAGGATTTTGGAATCGAGCCGAGGTGTGCCTTAGCTTTACCAGGCTCCCGCATAAGTGGTCGACATCGAGGGAGTTCCCAACTCAGACCCTTTCGATGATAAAATTAGTAGTGGAATAAGAATAATAAAAACTTCTAATCCTTTTTCAGGGGTCGACTTTTATACTTTGAATGATCGATAGCGGGAGGTTGATGGCTTCTCCCCTGAATTCATGATTCTTCGAAGGCTCATTTATATTGACGACCGGTTAATACATTTCTATGTGATGCATCAACGAGGGGCGGCTACACGGGCGCTGTTTGCCACGGCTGGCGTCTGCACGAGATATACGGATGGCGGTTGCTTGCATCGAGCAATCGAGAAGATGTTCCTTCGTCGTTCTGCATGGTTTTATGTAGCTCGGGAGACGCTTGAGTCTTGTAGTGTCCAAGAAGATGTTACATGTAAGCATACGCCCTAAAGATACTGGAGATCGCCTCAGCATCAAAGAGGGTGCAGTGGAAGTACTAATAGGGTGGAGGAAACAAGCTTCTCCTCCGATAAAAATGGCGGGTCTCAGGCATCCAAACCATGCCTCCTCACTGAGAAGCTCCACTGCATCACGGAAGAGTATGTTTCGTCTCAGCCGAGAGTGTGAGCTCCACCCATtctggaagaggaggaagaaagagactCAAGTATACAAAGCTTGCAATGTCCATGGCGGCCGAGTTCATTAGGACTGACGTGGAGCATCGTATCTTCTCGTGTTAACATGTGGTAGCCTTAAGTGCTTCGTTATTCGACGCACATCCACCACGTCGAGCTACTGCATCCATCCCTTACGACTTCAGATGGGAGACATCTCGATCTGGTTGTGTGGATCATGAAATGTTAGCTTTTTCTCCGCTTCACATCACGGCTTCTCtcagacaacaacaacaaccagtCTCAGATTCTAGATATGCCTTACTCCGAAGGAGTCGCAGAAAATTAACTTCATGTAAATTTTCTTACGTCCCTTGATGAATCGAAGAAGTGATGGAAAAGTATTATGGAATGAGAAGTCAGATGAGTGCACACGGGAAACGAAGAAGAAACAGAAAACCATGGCTTCATGCCCTGGATTTCGAGAATTCTGCATGCGGTACATACGACTTCTTCTTTCATCTTGAGTGCCTGCAGTTGATTAGAGAAGGAAATGTAGCGGTCCGCACACAGAAGAATTGCTTGACCGGTCAAAGCACGCTACGTATCGCCATGTGTCTTATGCTTATACGTCGATGATCCAATCCCACGGACCGCCGTTCGTGTCAGTCTGTGGGTCCTAAAGTTACGTCAACTGTTAGGTTGTGCCTTTTATTGCGTCGACGCATCCCTCCCCCTCCAACATCGGCACCAGTCTTACTTCCGTAAGCGTAGAGGAGCCATGGAGGACGTGTGGTCTTGGGTCGCCGCTCTCCCTGAGCCATCGCGATGGCCTTCCGCCCCTCCGTCTCTTGTTCTTGCGTCAGCCGACGAAAAGACGATCTGCCTCGCAGCCGACCGCACCGCCGGCTCCGGCGCGGAGACCCTCCTCACCTTCTCCATCACACTCCACGGTTTCCATCCCTCCAACACCTCTCGTGCCCTATGGCTGTCGGATCCCGTATCCCCTTCATCCCCTCATATCCCTCTCCTCCTCCAGCTCCTCCGTGAGACAATCTCCatgtctccctcttctttctcgtTGTCTGCGATCAAGTTCGACCAGGAATCCGTTTCGGGTGCCCTCGGTGGTGACGAGCAGACTgcatctttcttctccctcgtttTCGTCCTCCGGCTTTTCTGGACTTGCGCCACTGAAGCTCCTGCCGACGCCGGCTTCCTGTTCTTCCGAGCTCTTGACTCCCCCCTCGAGCAAGCCCTCGGCTGCCGGATCGCTCTACGTGGCGTCCTCCTTTCCCTCGGGCCGGACGTCGAGGAGCGCTTCATGCGCTCCCTCGGCTACATGCTCACCAAGTGGTGCATCCTCCGCGAGCTTCAGGGCGGCGACTCCAGAGGCCTTCTCCCGGTCGGCTGCTGCCCCTCCTACGGCGCAGAGAGGCACGGGCTTTGGGTCCTGAAGGGCTTCGCTCCGGTGCCGGCCATGGCCCGATTTGGTTCCAGCGGCTCGACCGGCAGCCCGAACCTGGAGCCGAAGGACTCCGTGCTGCGCTACACCTTGGCCCACCAGCAGCTCGAAGCCGTGGTACAATTAGAGTCCAGGGTCTGCATGCGGGACCCGCGGTTTATCCGGGTGAGCGTCCGTGTCGACAGTGTACGGCTCAACGTGGTCCGGCTCCGGTTCGGGAGGCGAAAAGAAGTGGATGACGGCGTCCTGGAGGCCGAACGGCACTTCCCGTCGCGGGCCCGGGTGTGGGTGGGGCCGGAACTGGGGTCGAGCTACGCCACCGGCCCGAGCCTGGGCCGGTCGAGTGGGAACCCGGAGCAGGAGGTGGAGGCGACGCGTACGGTGAAGGGGCGGTTCGGGGAAGGGAAGGCGGCCGGCGTGAAGGCGACGGCACGCACGGCGACGAGGGCGCAGGGGCGCAGCTGGCTGTGGGAGCAGGAGGCCGAGGGCGGCGCGGGCGTGTTCGATGGGGTGCTCCACGACGGCGCCACGGGGGCGGAGGTGGCGGCGTCGAGGCCAGAAATCGGCGCGGGCGGCGGCGAAGCGGACCGGAGGGCAGGGATGAGGCTGAGGTGCAGCGGGTCGGAGAGGGCGTTCAGCAAGGCGGGCGGGGTGGTGGTGGCAGGGGACGAGCTGCCGGAGACGATAGAGTGGAGGGTGGGAAGGGAGATGGAGGGGAGGGTGGTGAGGTGGAGACTCGGGGTCCGCGTGTGGGTGAGTTACTTCGCCAATGACGTGAAGACGGGCTACTGCGAGACGAGGAGCGTGGAGTGGCGGGAGGAGGTGGACTTGGCTTTGGTCGCAGGAACAAGTGAGCTCGCAGCAAGATGACTTTGGATAGATGGGTCCGCCTGTCCGGGAACGCATTTGGGTTGAGAAGTGGTCGGCTCAAAAATAAAGATCGCAAGGCCGGCCC from Musa acuminata AAA Group cultivar baxijiao chromosome BXJ1-3, Cavendish_Baxijiao_AAA, whole genome shotgun sequence encodes the following:
- the LOC135634387 gene encoding uncharacterized protein LOC135634387; protein product: MEDVWSWVAALPEPSRWPSAPPSLVLASADEKTICLAADRTAGSGAETLLTFSITLHGFHPSNTSRALWLSDPVSPSSPHIPLLLQLLRETISMSPSSFSLSAIKFDQESVSGALGGDEQTASFFSLVFVLRLFWTCATEAPADAGFLFFRALDSPLEQALGCRIALRGVLLSLGPDVEERFMRSLGYMLTKWCILRELQGGDSRGLLPVGCCPSYGAERHGLWVLKGFAPVPAMARFGSSGSTGSPNLEPKDSVLRYTLAHQQLEAVVQLESRVCMRDPRFIRVSVRVDSVRLNVVRLRFGRRKEVDDGVLEAERHFPSRARVWVGPELGSSYATGPSLGRSSGNPEQEVEATRTVKGRFGEGKAAGVKATARTATRAQGRSWLWEQEAEGGAGVFDGVLHDGATGAEVAASRPEIGAGGGEADRRAGMRLRCSGSERAFSKAGGVVVAGDELPETIEWRVGREMEGRVVRWRLGVRVWVSYFANDVKTGYCETRSVEWREEVDLALVAGTSELAAR